From the Ferrigenium kumadai genome, one window contains:
- a CDS encoding HD family phosphohydrolase produces MNSAENLLRRLKELNEIGIALSRQHDISSLLEIILEAAKRITRADAGTLYLLEPEQRVLRFEIMRTDSLNIAMGGTSGVPISFYPIRLYDEAGNPNNAMVVSHSALSGETVNISDAYTEQGYDFSGTKKFDAKTGYRSQSFLAVPMRNHENEIIGVLQLINAQDRESGAIVPFSADDQQLLESLASQAAIALTNRRLIEQMEKLFEAFIQLINTAIDDKSPYTGGHCARVPALTMMLAEAVNRTQCGPLKDFVMTEKDRHELKIAGLLHDCGKITTPVHIVDKATKLHTLFDRIQLVDTRFEVLKRDAEIAMLRALSNLPSRASGGEGDVSAEAAAIRAGYEVHIRQLDDDREFLRHCNIGSEAMSEEEQQRVRRIAAYRWRDVGGAESNFLSEDEIENLTIRYGTLTEAERGIINHHIDVTIKMLESLPWPKHLKNVPEYAGGHHERMDGKGYPRGLTREQMSVQARVMGIADIFEALTAKDRPYKEGKTLAESLAILGKLKLAGHIDPDLFDIFIREKVYLDYARQFLAPEQIAEVDLSKIPGVNPDVCHGG; encoded by the coding sequence ATGAATTCCGCCGAGAACCTGCTGCGACGGCTCAAGGAACTCAATGAGATCGGCATCGCGCTGTCCCGGCAGCACGATATCAGCAGCTTGCTGGAGATCATCCTGGAGGCGGCCAAGCGCATCACTCGTGCCGATGCTGGCACGCTTTATCTGCTTGAGCCGGAACAACGGGTGCTGCGCTTCGAGATCATGCGCACCGACTCCCTCAATATCGCGATGGGGGGAACCAGCGGCGTGCCTATCAGTTTCTACCCGATCCGGCTTTACGATGAAGCCGGGAATCCCAACAACGCGATGGTGGTGAGCCACTCGGCCTTGAGCGGCGAGACGGTGAACATTTCCGACGCCTACACCGAGCAGGGGTACGATTTCTCCGGCACCAAGAAATTCGACGCCAAGACCGGGTATCGCTCGCAGTCGTTCCTGGCGGTGCCGATGCGCAATCATGAGAATGAAATCATCGGCGTGTTGCAGCTCATCAACGCGCAGGACCGCGAGAGCGGCGCGATCGTGCCGTTCTCGGCCGACGACCAGCAGCTGCTGGAGTCGCTCGCTTCGCAGGCCGCCATCGCGCTGACCAACCGCCGCCTGATCGAGCAGATGGAAAAGCTGTTCGAGGCCTTCATCCAGCTCATCAACACCGCCATCGACGACAAGTCTCCCTATACCGGCGGACACTGCGCGCGCGTGCCGGCGTTGACCATGATGCTGGCCGAAGCGGTCAATCGCACCCAGTGCGGGCCGTTGAAGGACTTCGTGATGACCGAGAAGGATCGCCATGAACTGAAGATCGCCGGCCTGTTGCATGACTGCGGCAAGATCACCACCCCGGTGCATATCGTGGACAAGGCGACCAAGCTGCATACCCTGTTCGATCGAATCCAGCTGGTGGACACGCGGTTCGAGGTGCTCAAACGCGATGCCGAGATCGCGATGTTGCGAGCGCTATCAAACCTTCCTTCTCGCGCGAGCGGGGGAGAGGGGGACGTTTCGGCAGAGGCTGCGGCGATCCGTGCCGGGTACGAAGTGCACATCCGGCAACTGGACGACGACCGCGAATTCCTGCGTCATTGCAACATCGGCAGCGAGGCCATGTCGGAAGAGGAACAGCAGCGCGTGCGCCGGATCGCCGCCTATCGCTGGCGCGATGTCGGCGGGGCTGAAAGCAATTTCCTCAGCGAGGACGAGATCGAAAACCTCACCATCCGGTACGGCACGTTGACCGAGGCCGAGCGCGGGATCATCAATCATCATATCGATGTCACCATCAAAATGCTGGAATCGTTGCCGTGGCCCAAGCACCTCAAGAACGTGCCGGAATATGCGGGCGGTCATCACGAGCGCATGGACGGCAAGGGCTATCCGCGCGGCCTGACGCGCGAGCAGATGTCGGTGCAGGCGCGGGTGATGGGTATCGCCGACATCTTCGAGGCGCTCACCGCGAAGGACCGCCCCTACAAGGAAGGCAAGACCCTGGCCGAATCGCTCGCCATCCTCGGCAAGTTGAAATTGGCCGGGCATATCGATCCCGACCTGTTCGATATCTTCATCCGCGAGAAGGTCTATCTCGACTACGCCAGGCAATTCCTCGCTCCCGAGCAGATCGCCGAGGTGGACCTGAGCAAGATTCCGGGCGTGAATCCGGATGTATGTCATGGCGGGTGA
- a CDS encoding glycosyltransferase produces the protein MLTSTFPRWQGDKEPPFVFELCRRLGDKFDVVVLAPHAHGAERFESVDGIEVVRFRYFFSRWERLAYQGGILANLKRSRWCYLLLPFFFIAQLIALLRILRHRRIDVIHAHWIIPQGLTVAISGLFTKNMPPWICTSHGGDLLGLNGWLLSPIKRWVIRCSSLLTVVSKAVADCALSQGVEPERLHTISMGVDTRKLFAPSPATRRTDNEILFVGRLVEKKGCAHLLDAMPIILERYPDMRLSIVGDGPVENALKQQAARLGIAHAVTFLGSLNNSEISELYRRATVFVAPSIVTAQGDQEGLGLVLVEALACECPVVASDLPAIRDVIVHGTSGWLVPQKNPRAIAGAVVELLAEPGLRRQLAAKGRDYVSRNFDWSIVAARYGALLEKLAGQ, from the coding sequence GTGCTGACCTCCACCTTCCCTCGCTGGCAAGGTGACAAGGAGCCGCCGTTTGTTTTCGAGCTTTGCCGGCGGCTTGGTGACAAGTTCGATGTCGTTGTCCTCGCCCCTCATGCCCATGGCGCTGAACGTTTCGAGAGTGTTGATGGCATTGAAGTCGTGCGTTTCCGCTATTTTTTTTCCCGATGGGAAAGATTGGCCTATCAGGGAGGGATCCTTGCCAATCTCAAGCGCAGCCGCTGGTGTTATCTGTTGCTGCCGTTTTTCTTCATCGCGCAACTCATCGCGCTGTTGCGAATTCTGAGGCATCGGCGCATCGATGTGATTCACGCTCACTGGATCATCCCGCAAGGGCTGACGGTCGCGATTTCCGGACTGTTCACGAAAAACATGCCGCCCTGGATTTGCACTTCGCATGGCGGCGACCTGCTGGGATTGAACGGCTGGCTGCTAAGCCCGATCAAGCGCTGGGTCATCCGCTGTTCATCGCTGCTTACGGTAGTCAGCAAGGCGGTGGCGGATTGTGCCCTGTCGCAAGGTGTGGAACCCGAGCGGTTGCATACCATCTCCATGGGCGTGGACACCAGAAAGCTTTTTGCGCCATCCCCAGCGACCCGGCGCACGGACAATGAAATATTGTTTGTCGGGCGCCTGGTCGAAAAGAAGGGATGCGCACATCTGCTCGATGCGATGCCGATAATCCTCGAGCGGTACCCGGACATGCGGCTTAGCATCGTCGGGGATGGCCCTGTGGAAAATGCCCTGAAGCAACAGGCGGCTCGACTCGGGATCGCCCACGCAGTCACTTTTCTTGGCTCGCTAAACAATTCGGAAATCTCCGAACTATATAGACGAGCAACAGTTTTCGTAGCGCCTTCCATTGTCACAGCCCAAGGAGATCAGGAGGGGCTGGGGCTGGTACTGGTCGAGGCATTGGCCTGCGAATGCCCGGTCGTGGCGTCCGACCTGCCGGCTATACGGGATGTCATCGTTCACGGGACCTCAGGTTGGCTTGTGCCGCAGAAAAATCCGCGAGCTATTGCCGGAGCGGTGGTGGAACTGTTGGCCGAACCAGGGCTGCGCAGGCAACTGGCCGCCAAAGGCAGAGATTACGTATCACGAAATTTCGATTGGTCAATTGTTGCCGCACGTTATGGTGCATTGCTCGAAAAACTGGCCGGGCAATAA
- a CDS encoding glycosyltransferase family 2 protein → MSEKIKPLMDITLVIPARNEAEGLRRLLPEVVARLPEAEIIVVNDGSDDDTLSVCAKFPVRVVSHPYPKGNGAAVKSGARAAKGDVLIFMDADGQHQPQDIPLMLEKLERGYDMVVGARGRGSQAGAHRAVANGFYNWLASWMVGQKVDDLTSGFRAVKADKFRQFLYMLPNGFSYPTTITMSFFRAGYSVGYVPIHAPKRIGNSSHMRIVRDGVRFLLIIFKIGSLYSPLKLFFPVSALFFLLGAGNYVHTYLTLHRFTNMSALLFISAIIVFLIGLVSEQITMLAYKDSDH, encoded by the coding sequence ATGAGTGAAAAGATAAAGCCGCTTATGGATATCACACTGGTTATTCCGGCCCGCAACGAGGCTGAAGGATTACGTCGTTTGTTGCCCGAGGTCGTGGCGAGATTACCGGAGGCGGAGATCATCGTCGTCAATGACGGTTCGGACGATGACACGTTGTCGGTGTGCGCCAAGTTTCCCGTGCGAGTGGTCAGCCATCCGTACCCGAAAGGCAATGGCGCAGCGGTAAAGTCCGGCGCACGCGCCGCAAAGGGCGACGTGCTGATCTTCATGGATGCCGACGGACAGCATCAGCCGCAAGATATTCCGTTGATGTTGGAAAAACTCGAGCGAGGCTATGACATGGTGGTGGGGGCGCGCGGCAGAGGCTCTCAGGCCGGCGCGCACCGGGCGGTCGCCAACGGGTTCTACAATTGGCTGGCGAGCTGGATGGTGGGGCAAAAAGTGGATGACCTGACCTCGGGCTTCAGGGCGGTCAAGGCCGACAAGTTCCGCCAATTCCTTTACATGCTGCCCAATGGTTTTTCCTATCCGACCACCATTACCATGAGTTTCTTCCGGGCCGGCTATAGCGTGGGGTATGTGCCGATCCATGCCCCCAAGCGTATCGGTAACAGCAGTCACATGCGTATCGTGCGCGATGGGGTGCGATTCCTGCTTATCATCTTCAAGATCGGCTCGCTGTATTCGCCGCTGAAACTGTTCTTCCCGGTCAGCGCCCTTTTTTTTCTGCTGGGCGCGGGTAATTATGTCCACACCTACCTGACTCTGCACCGCTTCACCAACATGAGCGCTTTGTTGTTCATCAGCGCGATCATCGTATTCCTGATCGGACTGGTTTCTGAACAGATCACCATGCTGGCATATAAGGACAGTGACCATTAG
- a CDS encoding cyclic nucleotide-binding domain-containing protein codes for MTYALDIKILAGLEPISSFGPARLRELLDYSHIETVIKGKDPFKAHGLQGQSVYLVDGEVELTYRDGNKVIVSAQSEWAKHPLGKRQPDIVSAAALRESHLLRIDDELLDRMVTLDQFSQHDLDAPRLAATGQEERADVSASVKRLLSSSMFSADNLKNGPLAHLPMTNISALLQRIEAVAVWSGDIIIREGDEGDYYYLIDSGRAQVTRRVGGMVIPLADLKAGDVFGEEALVSGARRNATVTMKSNGVLLRLGRQDFLSLLQEPLLHKLSYERAGQAVAQGAVWLDVRNPPEYRYDKLPGAMNVPLNDIRNAVGVLDRSKRYIAYCQSGRRSAAAAFILAQAGYDVQVLDGGLWSVPKSAPQ; via the coding sequence ATGACTTACGCACTCGATATCAAGATTCTGGCAGGACTGGAGCCCATTTCCTCATTCGGTCCGGCGCGGCTGCGCGAGCTGTTGGACTATAGCCATATCGAAACGGTTATCAAGGGGAAAGACCCGTTCAAGGCGCATGGCCTGCAAGGCCAGTCGGTTTACCTGGTGGACGGCGAGGTCGAACTGACCTACCGGGATGGCAACAAGGTGATCGTAAGCGCCCAGTCCGAGTGGGCCAAGCACCCATTGGGCAAGCGGCAGCCGGACATCGTTTCGGCTGCAGCATTGCGTGAAAGCCATTTGTTGCGCATCGACGATGAGCTGCTGGATCGCATGGTGACCCTCGATCAGTTTTCGCAGCACGACCTGGATGCGCCTAGGCTTGCCGCAACCGGACAGGAAGAACGCGCCGACGTCTCGGCCAGCGTCAAACGCCTGCTGAGTTCCAGCATGTTCAGCGCGGACAACCTCAAGAACGGGCCGCTGGCGCACTTGCCGATGACGAATATCAGCGCGCTGTTGCAGCGTATCGAAGCGGTTGCGGTGTGGAGTGGCGACATCATCATCCGCGAGGGCGACGAGGGCGATTATTACTACCTGATCGACAGCGGCCGTGCCCAGGTGACGCGGCGCGTGGGCGGCATGGTGATACCGCTTGCCGACCTGAAGGCGGGCGACGTGTTCGGCGAAGAGGCGCTGGTCTCCGGAGCCAGGCGCAATGCGACCGTCACGATGAAATCCAACGGCGTATTATTGCGCCTCGGGCGGCAGGATTTCCTGTCGCTGCTGCAAGAGCCATTGCTGCACAAATTGAGTTACGAACGGGCCGGGCAGGCAGTCGCGCAGGGCGCGGTGTGGCTGGATGTGCGCAATCCGCCGGAATACCGATACGACAAATTGCCGGGCGCGATGAATGTGCCGTTGAACGACATACGCAATGCAGTCGGCGTGCTGGACCGCAGCAAGCGGTATATCGCCTACTGCCAGAGCGGGCGGCGCAGCGCGGCGGCCGCTTTCATCCTGGCGCAGGCCGGATATGATGTGCAGGTTCTGGATGGCGGTTTATGGTCGGTGCCCAAGTCGGCACCGCAGTAG
- a CDS encoding pilin: protein MKNVQKGFTLIELMIVVAIIGILAAVAIPAYQDYTIKAKISEATSLTSQPRLDLGVFCSDNGGFTALTGATTTNLTPAVPAGAKVVNTIAVANTTGAITVTFKSAANGAPAAIAGLNVVWTPTCTTAGTTWGVTGSIPSKYYPKP, encoded by the coding sequence ATGAAAAACGTACAAAAGGGCTTTACCCTGATCGAACTGATGATCGTGGTCGCGATCATCGGCATTCTGGCTGCCGTGGCAATCCCGGCTTACCAGGACTACACCATCAAGGCCAAGATTTCGGAAGCTACCAGCTTGACCAGCCAGCCCCGTCTGGACCTCGGCGTATTCTGCAGCGATAACGGCGGTTTCACTGCCCTGACCGGCGCAACTACCACCAATCTGACCCCCGCTGTTCCGGCCGGTGCCAAGGTCGTGAATACGATTGCTGTTGCCAATACTACCGGTGCTATTACCGTCACGTTTAAATCCGCTGCGAATGGTGCACCTGCTGCGATTGCGGGCCTGAACGTTGTGTGGACACCGACCTGTACAACTGCTGGAACGACTTGGGGTGTTACCGGTTCTATCCCCTCGAAGTACTATCCGAAGCCCTAA
- a CDS encoding 3',5'-cyclic-nucleotide phosphodiesterase, with translation MKLRVLGCSGGIGGNLHTTSFLLDHDVLIDAGTGVNELSLTELSLVDHVFITHSHLDHIACIPLLVDSVGFMRDKPLTVYATEGTLDILKQHVFNWKIWPDFSEIPSAQHPFMRYQAIELGETIVLDGRSITAVPATHVVPAVGYWLDSGRASLVYSGDTTSNDAFWEVVNKIENLRYLIIETAFSDSERELAILSKHLCPSLLAEELQKFQGEADVFVTHLKPGEVELTMREIESVVRGRRPRMLLNNQEFEF, from the coding sequence ATGAAGCTCAGGGTATTGGGGTGCAGCGGGGGGATCGGGGGCAATCTGCATACTACTTCGTTCCTGCTCGACCACGATGTGTTGATCGATGCCGGCACCGGCGTGAACGAACTCAGCCTGACCGAGTTGAGCCTGGTCGACCACGTCTTCATTACGCATTCCCATCTCGATCACATCGCTTGCATTCCCCTGCTGGTGGACAGTGTCGGTTTCATGCGCGACAAGCCGTTGACCGTTTATGCCACCGAGGGAACACTGGACATTCTCAAACAGCATGTATTCAACTGGAAAATCTGGCCGGATTTCAGCGAGATACCCAGCGCCCAACATCCTTTTATGCGTTACCAGGCCATCGAACTGGGGGAGACCATCGTATTGGACGGGCGCAGCATTACGGCCGTTCCTGCGACTCATGTGGTGCCTGCGGTCGGTTACTGGCTGGACAGCGGCAGGGCAAGCCTGGTGTATAGCGGTGATACCACCAGCAACGATGCTTTCTGGGAGGTGGTCAACAAGATCGAGAACTTGCGCTACCTGATCATCGAAACTGCGTTTTCGGATAGCGAAAGGGAGCTGGCCATCCTGTCCAAGCATCTCTGCCCCAGTTTGTTGGCCGAAGAATTGCAGAAATTCCAGGGCGAGGCGGACGTGTTCGTCACCCACCTGAAGCCGGGGGAGGTGGAACTGACCATGAGGGAAATCGAGAGCGTGGTGCGGGGGCGCAGGCCGAGGATGTTGCTGAATAACCAGGAATTCGAGTTCTAG
- a CDS encoding glycosyltransferase family 2 protein — MSDSGNTNRRISHACVIVTLNPDAAQFHRVLDASLAQSPAVIVVDNGSSPQFVAGLHDHAANSSNLHVLPLGRNLGIAAALNLGIAEAKSLDAEFVLLLDHDSIAEAGLLEGLLLAMKEKQHSGEKIAAIGAKIFDPRSGEELGFYRMHNGHWDKIKCGVSTHGLLPCDYLNSSGSFIPISAFEDIGPFNEQFFVDHVDTEWFMRAQSLGYACYGFCGGALEHYMGDAVIRYWLFGWRHMPRRSPPRHYYIVRNSLWLYRYKHVPFAWKLNNFLKILFTFFYFSLFDVQRTGQFKSILKGLVDGIKGERRPT; from the coding sequence ATGTCCGATTCTGGCAACACCAACCGTCGAATATCGCATGCCTGCGTCATTGTCACGCTAAACCCGGATGCAGCACAGTTCCATCGTGTATTGGATGCGTCTCTTGCTCAATCGCCGGCAGTCATTGTAGTGGATAACGGATCGTCGCCGCAGTTCGTCGCCGGCCTGCACGACCATGCTGCGAATTCCTCTAACCTGCATGTACTGCCGCTGGGGCGGAATTTGGGTATCGCCGCGGCACTCAACTTGGGAATAGCTGAGGCGAAATCCCTGGATGCCGAGTTTGTCCTTCTGCTCGACCATGACAGCATTGCCGAGGCTGGGCTTCTGGAGGGATTGCTCCTGGCAATGAAAGAGAAGCAACATTCCGGCGAAAAGATTGCCGCGATCGGGGCGAAGATCTTCGATCCGCGCTCAGGCGAAGAACTGGGGTTCTATCGCATGCACAATGGACACTGGGACAAGATCAAGTGTGGGGTATCGACCCATGGATTGCTTCCCTGCGATTATCTGAACTCGTCCGGCAGTTTCATTCCCATTTCCGCATTCGAAGACATCGGGCCGTTCAATGAACAATTCTTCGTTGATCACGTCGATACGGAATGGTTCATGCGCGCCCAATCGTTGGGGTACGCATGTTACGGCTTCTGCGGTGGTGCTCTCGAGCACTACATGGGCGATGCGGTGATCCGTTACTGGCTTTTCGGATGGCGGCACATGCCGCGCCGCAGCCCCCCAAGGCACTATTACATAGTGCGCAACAGTCTATGGCTCTATCGCTATAAGCACGTACCGTTCGCCTGGAAATTGAATAATTTCCTTAAGATACTATTCACGTTTTTCTATTTCTCACTGTTCGACGTGCAGCGAACCGGTCAATTCAAATCAATTCTGAAAGGGCTGGTCGACGGCATCAAAGGCGAACGCCGGCCAACCTGA
- a CDS encoding GspE/PulE family protein, whose protein sequence is MSTVMAANGAMNNTGDIGLKLEFTKNLNHVINKIHATSNIDEIMLDVSKDICTLFNADRLTIYVVGEDNASLISKVKTGLNSFKDLKLPIAEQSVAGYAAMHKRLLNIRDVYDEKELAGYSAHLRFLQEVDKRTGYRTKQMLVAPIMDAGNGDLVGIIQVINNKAGTPFSAVVEEGVQELAQTMAVALRQRQQSATIKTKYDYLVADAVLSAAEFELAARTARRKGIDIEEVLIDEFQVSIPALGKALSTFFGVPYEPYKSDRIKPADLLRNLKREYVESSHWIPIEENQDGLLILTTDPERTQASRVVNNIFPKHRLIYKVCSQREFKQTLDLYYGGGGADATGGFSMDESSMDDLLSSLGGDEEENGGGISQEDVNAAADNELVKLVNKIIVDSYRMGASDIHIEPGPGKMKTQIRVRKDGSLLNYIEVPSTYRNALVTRLKIMCDLDISEKRKPQDGKIKFKKFGPLDIELRVATIPSQGGVEDVVMRILASGEPLPLEKMGFSARNNELVKATVSKPYGLFFVCGPTGSGKTTTLHSILKYINTPDTKIWTAEDPVEITQKGLRQVQINKKAGLDFATIMRAFLRADPDVIMVGEMRDKETVSIGIEASLTGHLVFATLHTNSAPESIIRLLDMGMDPFNFADALLGILAQRLAKRLCADCKKPHIATADEIKALLNEYSEELKNTTTWKKDPVAATKALYAEWAKLFADDKGQFTLYEPVGCDKCTGTGYRGRVGLHELLIGSDAVKKAIQEHARVAELLAIALEEGMHTLKQDGMEKVLQGITDMHQVRAVCIK, encoded by the coding sequence ATGAGTACAGTAATGGCGGCCAATGGCGCAATGAACAATACCGGTGATATCGGCCTCAAGCTCGAGTTCACCAAGAATCTCAATCATGTCATCAACAAGATACATGCCACCAGCAACATCGACGAGATCATGCTGGATGTCAGCAAGGATATCTGCACACTGTTCAATGCGGACCGGCTGACCATCTATGTGGTGGGGGAGGACAATGCCTCGCTGATTTCCAAGGTCAAGACAGGCCTGAATTCGTTCAAGGATCTCAAGCTGCCGATCGCCGAGCAAAGCGTTGCCGGATATGCGGCGATGCACAAGCGGCTCCTCAATATCAGGGACGTCTACGACGAGAAGGAACTGGCCGGTTACAGCGCGCATCTGCGCTTCCTGCAGGAGGTGGACAAGCGCACCGGCTACCGGACCAAGCAGATGCTGGTCGCGCCGATTATGGATGCCGGCAATGGCGACCTGGTCGGCATCATCCAGGTCATCAACAACAAGGCGGGAACTCCTTTCTCGGCAGTGGTCGAGGAGGGCGTGCAGGAACTGGCGCAGACCATGGCGGTGGCGTTGCGCCAACGGCAGCAGAGCGCGACCATCAAGACCAAGTACGACTATCTGGTCGCCGATGCCGTGCTTTCCGCGGCAGAGTTCGAGTTGGCGGCCCGCACCGCGCGCCGCAAGGGGATCGACATCGAGGAGGTACTGATCGACGAATTCCAGGTCAGCATCCCGGCACTGGGCAAGGCGCTGTCCACATTCTTCGGGGTGCCTTACGAGCCGTACAAGTCCGACCGCATCAAGCCCGCCGACCTGTTGCGCAACCTGAAGCGGGAGTACGTCGAAAGCAGCCACTGGATACCGATAGAGGAGAACCAGGACGGATTGCTGATCCTGACCACCGACCCGGAGCGGACCCAGGCCTCGCGGGTGGTCAACAACATTTTTCCCAAGCACCGTCTGATTTACAAGGTCTGTTCCCAGCGAGAGTTCAAGCAGACTCTGGACTTGTATTATGGCGGCGGTGGCGCCGACGCGACCGGAGGCTTTTCGATGGACGAGTCGTCGATGGACGACCTGTTGTCCAGTCTGGGCGGAGACGAAGAAGAAAACGGCGGCGGCATCAGCCAGGAGGATGTCAATGCGGCGGCGGACAACGAACTGGTCAAGCTGGTCAACAAGATCATCGTCGATTCCTACCGTATGGGCGCCTCCGATATCCACATCGAGCCGGGGCCGGGCAAGATGAAAACGCAGATCCGCGTACGCAAGGATGGCTCGCTGCTTAACTATATCGAAGTGCCATCCACTTACCGCAATGCTTTGGTGACGCGCCTCAAGATCATGTGCGACCTGGATATCTCCGAGAAGCGCAAACCGCAGGACGGCAAGATCAAGTTCAAGAAATTCGGCCCGTTGGATATCGAGTTGCGCGTGGCGACCATCCCCTCGCAGGGCGGCGTCGAAGACGTGGTGATGCGTATCCTCGCATCCGGCGAACCGTTGCCGCTGGAGAAGATGGGCTTTTCCGCGCGCAACAACGAACTGGTCAAGGCGACGGTCAGCAAGCCGTATGGCCTGTTCTTCGTGTGCGGCCCCACCGGTTCCGGCAAGACCACCACGCTGCACTCCATCCTGAAATACATCAACACGCCGGATACCAAGATCTGGACTGCCGAAGACCCGGTGGAAATCACCCAGAAGGGCCTGCGCCAGGTGCAGATCAACAAGAAGGCGGGACTGGACTTCGCCACCATCATGCGCGCATTCCTGCGCGCCGACCCGGACGTGATCATGGTCGGCGAAATGCGCGACAAGGAGACGGTGTCCATCGGCATCGAAGCCTCGCTGACCGGTCACCTGGTGTTCGCCACGCTGCACACCAACAGCGCGCCCGAATCCATCATCCGCCTGCTCGACATGGGTATGGACCCGTTCAACTTCGCCGACGCCCTGCTGGGCATTCTCGCGCAGCGCCTGGCGAAACGCCTGTGTGCCGATTGCAAGAAGCCGCACATCGCCACGGCCGACGAAATCAAGGCGCTGCTGAACGAATATAGCGAAGAACTGAAGAACACCACGACATGGAAGAAGGACCCGGTAGCGGCGACCAAGGCGCTGTATGCCGAATGGGCGAAGCTGTTTGCCGATGATAAAGGGCAATTCACCCTGTACGAGCCGGTCGGCTGCGACAAGTGCACCGGCACGGGTTATCGCGGGCGCGTCGGCTTGCACGAGTTGCTGATCGGGTCCGACGCGGTGAAGAAGGCCATCCAGGAACACGCTCGCGTCGCCGAGTTGCTGGCCATCGCGCTGGAGGAAGGCATGCACACCCTGAAGCAGGACGGTATGGAGAAGGTGCTGCAAGGGATAACCGATATGCATCAGGTCCGTGCAGTCTGTATCAAGTAA